Within the Vigna angularis cultivar LongXiaoDou No.4 chromosome 10, ASM1680809v1, whole genome shotgun sequence genome, the region AGACACCACAGAGCAGTCAATTTGTTTCCTCTGCTGGAGAAGCAGTCACCATGACCCAAGAAGTAGTAAAGACCATGCTAGCAAAGGGATATGTTCTCAGCAAGGATGCGCTAGCTAAGGCTAAAGATTTTGACGAGTCTCATCAGGTTTCTGCCACTGCAACAGCAAAGGTTTCTGAACTGAGCCAGAGAATTGGCCTCACAGATAAGATATCTGCTGGTATTGGAGCTGTTAAATCTGTGGATCAGAGATATAATGTCTCTGAAACAACCATTGCGGCAGCATCCACGGCGGGAAGATCGGTAGCGGCGGCTGCAAACACTTTAGTAAACAGCAGCTATTTTTCAAAAGGTGCTTTGTGGGTGTCAGGTGCTCTAAGTAGAGCTGCTGAAGTTGCTTCTGATTTGGGTACTCGCAGGGATAGACAGTAAATAAAGCATGAAAATATTAAACACTCTGTTGTAGATATGTCTGCCTCTGCTAAATGCCTGGTGAAACTTCATTTAGTAATATTGTTGCACTTCTACAGTGCCTAACTCCTGttcaaataaatttctttgtaaaCACTTGTAGAAGAAAGCTAAAATGCTGTGAGTTTCCCTTATAAGCTAAAATCGTCTTATGTACTCATTTTTACATAGAAGTTTTtcctttatcttttttaaaatttaaagtaggcaagttaattttaatttatcagaatttattgaaaaatttatcTTAACAGGAACATAGTGCATGTAATTATGAATAAACGTAGTATATGCTAAGACAGGATTGGACTATGAAACCTGCGCTGTTTTGACCATTGAATCTCGATTCTAACTTTACAGTAAACCACGGTAGTAGTCAATAAGGGTTAAGATGATTATGATTTGTTGGGATAAAAGGATATAACTTTtctattgttttatattaatttattactcattatatatatagacacacatGGCATACAAGATAGAAAAtcacaattaaataattacatgaTACTAATTATAGCTACATCTCACGTATAAACCTTTATCTATTGTAAAttcattttaagaaataaaaagaagttattttttaaatatctgtCCGAAGTAATTTTCTACTTATTCTGCTTGgtgtttaataattttcatcatCCAAACTAGCAACCTGAGTAGTTCTGATTAAATTGGTCTGATTAGTCCGATTATAGTctcaatgaataaaaatatgcaAAGTGTTCTTAAAAGTAGAATTTATATAatgataattgaaaaatatttgggTTTAGAATATTTCTTTTCTATGGTATTTCGACAAAACTCTACCGCCTACATTGGTgcatatttgtatttattttagacACTTTTTAAATGTAGACTAAATGGGTTTAGTCTGAAGACCTTAGGAGATATTTGTAATCTTTGTATTATAGAACAACAGTTATATCCAatctaaatatatttgaaacCTTGTGAGAGAATTTGTTTTCTgttagaataattttattttgaatttggaagtaatttttctatttgattTTGGTTGAATTTAGATTTAATGAGAACTatcaaaatatttgaattgtatatttaaatataaatgacagtTTTTGCCAGATAAGTACATACTAAGAAGAGTTAATCAGATacgattttgttttaaaaatgtgtgaTTATGTTTAAAACTGATATTTTAGTgagtaattatataaaagaaatatatagtTGTGGTTGAACAGTGTTAAGTCAAAAGTTTaccatttaattatttatacattaaaattaagCAGAGAGATTGGAATCTGAGAGAGTGTGTGGTGTTGATGGAGGCATGGCATATGTTATGCCTGTTATTTATGAAACTATAACAGTTGGCTTGTCAATTCTCATCACTTTTGTTTCTTTGCCTGCTCACAACTTCCATGGCTTAATCACCTTTATGCACCAAAATGTTAAGAGTAcacaacaaaaaagaaacacTCTCTTTCATTTGCCCATACTCTATTTGCTTAATAATATCTATGTTTCCACAACCTTATCTATAAGTAATTTTAcaagaaaacattttaaaaaaatatttcatataaaaattacaataagaatttaaagaaaaaaagtttaccaagccttatttattttttctaaattttattttgagcattttgttcaaataaaccttaaatatatctttatatCTACAAATTATACACTTCAATAATCAAAAGTACCCAAATTTACTAAAAGAAAGTTAAGCACACTACACATGTAGTTAAATATGGTGTTGACATTTGTTTTTATGACACTCTTTAATCAACTATCAACTATAATATAAGAACATTACCAATTTACcatcatttataattttgacatcttatttgatttttttatcatttcaaatCCTAACAACCATTCCATTTATCAAAATATCTCTATTACCTT harbors:
- the LOC108322487 gene encoding binding partner of ACD11 1, producing the protein MSSGGYAVEVTGLSPNVTDKDVRDFFAFSGVIETVEIIRSGDYACTAYVTFEDAYSQETACLLSGATILDQRICITRWGHYENEFDFWNQPSYSHGDEAASTTPQSSQFVSSAGEAVTMTQEVVKTMLAKGYVLSKDALAKAKDFDESHQVSATATAKVSELSQRIGLTDKISAGIGAVKSVDQRYNVSETTIAAASTAGRSVAAAANTLVNSSYFSKGALWVSGALSRAAEVASDLGTRRDRQ